The following is a genomic window from Bacillus sp. V2I10.
TCTTACTTTCTTTGCGTTTTTCGTCAAAGCTGTCGCTCAAGCTTTAAAAGAATTTCCGCAAATCAATTCTATGTGGGCTGGCGAAAGCATTATTCAGAAGAAAGACATCAATATCTCAATCGCGGTTGCAACAGATGATGCTCTGTTTGTGCCGGTGATTAAGCATGCAGATGAGAAGACAATTAAAGGCATAGCCCGTGAAATTTCTGAACTTGCAGGCAAGGTCCGTGCAGGTAAATTAACTGCAGATGAAATGAAAGGCGGCACCTTTACTGTAAACAATACAGGTTCATTTGGATCTGTGCAGTCTATGGGAATCATCAACTATCCGCAGGCTGCCATTCTTCAGGTGGAATCAATCGTAAAACGTCCTGTAGTAATGAACAACGGCATGATTGCAGTGCGAGATATGGTGAATCTGTGCATGTCGCTTGATCATCGTGTTCTTGACGGATTAGTGTGCGGCAGGTTCCTGGCCAGAGTAAAAGAAATTTTAGAGAATACGTCTAAAGACACGACTTCTGTTTATTAATAGAAAAGCCATCACATTTTGTCATGTGATGGCTTTTTTTGTTTTATGAAAGATTAATTTCAGCAGTGGGTATCTGTACGAACTCCCCCCGGTCAGGACGAATCCATTACGTTCCTTATCATTCATCTTTAGGAGCGAGCATTTGAAAATGATTATGTAAAATCGTGATGGTTTCCGGTGTTTTTAAATAAACCTCACCGTCTGTATCGACGCACATTTCTTCTTTTGTTTCAATTTGCATGCTGCTTGCCTGATAGTGCATCAGTTGAGAATTAATATGATTCCAGTCAATGTTATCCTTCATCGTTAATACTTCTTTAATAAGTGAAAAACTGGCTTCTTTGATTATAAAAATATCGGCTAGACCGTCGTCAATTTTTATATCTGGATATGGCAGCACATTTGTGCCGATGATTTTGCCATTGGCGATCAGCACCAGGATGGCTTCCTCCTCAATCCAGGTGTCATCAAGCTTCAGTTTGAAGTGAAATGGCTTCATGCTTTTGATCGTCCGAAAGGCACTCAGAAAATAGCTGACTTTTCCGAGCAGAGATTTTTCGGTGTCATTAATATTTTCTGATGTTTCAGCAACAAGGCCGATGCCCCAAAAATTGAGAAAGTATCCCCCGCTTGTTTCTGCAGCATCCGTACCCCGAATTTCGCCTGTAAATAATGCTTCAGCAGCTTTCTTTAAATTTTGCGGAATGCCAAGCGTTCTTGAAAAGTCATTGCATGTACCGCCGGGCAAAATGGCGATTACCGGCCTTTGAATCAATCCGCCAAGTCCGTTTATACACTCATGTACCGTGCCATCCCCACCCAGAATAATCACGATTTCCATGTCTTCACCGTGCTTCATGCAGTATTCCTGTGCATCGAGAGGTTTTGAAGTTTGAAGCAGCAAAAGCTTTTCCACATGCAGGGAAATAATCGGAACGCAGATGCCAAGCGTCTTTTCTGCATCTTTCTGGCCGGCATTACCGTTATATATCAGCATGCCTTTTTTATATTTTGCCATAAAAAAACCCCTTATGTGCTTACAGAATAGGTTTAGAAATTTAGTAAATTGATAATGAACCTTATAGTAGAGATAAGAATTCTAATCGGAAGGAGAATAAGAAATTCAATGAAGTTGGTACACTCCAGTAAAGTGTCGATTACCCGTTTCCCCCGTTTTTTCCGTTTCATTTTTTCTCCGAATTTTCTCTTCATCATTAAAATAACCTCTCTTACTATAATTGAAACATTTATTAGATAAATACGCCTCACTGAGCTTTAAGGTTTCAATAGTGAATTGGAATTGCTGATTTCCTAAAGGTATAATAAAATGAAATAGATTAAGTTTTTACTATTTTCAAAAATGTAAACGCATTCTTTTGCGTCAAGGGGGTGGGCTTCCTAACCGGGAAGCAGGAGTATGAAGCAAAGAATCAATCACGAAATAAATGATTTTGAAAAAGCATCCGAACAAATGTGGGTGGAAGAGGCTGAGAAAGCTTTAAAGGGGAAAAGCATTCAAAGTCTTTCAAAAAAAACATATGAAGGTATTTCTTTAATTCCATTATATACTCAGCACAATACACACTCCAGCGGGGAAAAACTGGGTATGACTGCCCAGCAGAAAAATGAGTGGTCTGTCAGCCAAAAGCTTCAGCGTTCAAATACGCCTGCTCAGTTAAAAGAAGAAATCCAGGAAGCTTTGAAGCGGGGACAGGATATCATTCACATAGAAGACATTGGCTATTTGGAAACCTATCAGGACATTTGCACAGCATTTGATGGACTTGATTTTGAACAAAAAGAATTCCATCTTTCACTGCAGGGCAATATCGGATTTTTTCCATTATTTATTACTTATTTGAAAAACAAGAAATGTAGAGGAACATTCGCTTTTGATCCATATGGAGAATGGATTGGCGGAACGGATCTGCTTTCACCGGCAAAGAAGATTGAAATGCTGGCCGAGATGATCACTATACTGGATGAGGAGAATTTGTCTAATGTAAGAGCTGTTTTATTCGGTGGTGAAATATTCCATAATGCGGGGGGATCTGCAAGAGAAGAGCTGGCATATACGTTTTCCAATGCAATAGAGCTTATTAATGCATTAAAAGAACGAGGCTTTTCCATCGATAAACTTGCTGAGAGGGTCGGCTTTTCTTTCTCTGCCGGATCTCATTTTTTTATGGAGATTGCCAAGTTCAGAGCGGCTAAAAAAATATGGGCAACCATTTTGGCAGCATTCGGGACAAGTCCCGAGCGTCATCCAATCGTTTTACATGCTGCAGCATCTTCTTTTAACAAAACAAAGCATGATTTGCACGTGAATATGCTGAGAGCAACTACAGAAGCATTTTCAGCCGCTATCGGCGGAGTGAACAGCATAACAGTTGCACCTTTTGATGAAGTGCTTGGAGAAGTTAGTAAAACAGGAGACCGGATTGCAAGAAATACTCATTTTATTTTGAAAGAAGAAAGTCTGCTGTCTAAAGTCGCTGACCCTGCAGGCGGCTCATGGTACATTGAAGAGCTCACAGCAGAGCTTGCAGATCTTGCCTGGAAGGAAATTCAGTCTATCGAAACCATGGGCGGATTCGTGCAGGCAGCAAGGCAAAATTATATTCAGGACAAATTGCGGGAACTTCTTGCGCAAAGGCTTGAAGATGTCAATAAACGCAAGGTACAGCTAATTGGAACGAACCATTATGCGAATTTGCAGGAGCCCGAAAGAGAAATCCAAAAAGCTGAAGCGTATATCCATATTACAGAAGCTGTTGAAAATGACCGCGGTAAGAGGTTGAAAGATTGGATGATAGCAGCAAAAACGGTTAAAGCAAGTGAAATAAATGCGGGAATATTAAGTGATCAGTCAATGGCTGAAGTGAAACCTCTGTCATCAATGAGGCTCGCTGAACAATTCGAAGGACTAAGGGCTGATTCCATTAAATACAAAAGCAAGTTTGGCCATTATCCGAACGTTCATATTATGGTGCTCGGGAATCTGCTCGACTATAAACCAAGACTTGATTTTGTTACAGGTCTGCTCTCTGCAGGAGGAATAGAAGCTGTGATCTTGAAGCCTGATCAGCCTGAAAGCTTTTCAGGGGACAAGCCTATAATCGTATGCGGGAAAGATGAGGCATACGAATCGTTTGATTTCACACAGGTAACGCAAGGCGCCAATGTTTACGCAGCGGGCCGTCTTAATAAAGATCAACTTGAGCAGTGCGGCATTCATGAAGGCATCTATCAGGGAATGGATGTTTATGCCTTCTTGAAAAAATTGCAGTTTCAACTGGGGGTATCGTAATATGGCTCGAATTAATTTTGCAAATGTAGAATTGATCAGCGATCGTTTTGCTGAAAAAAATCAGGAGAACGGACAAGCTGCAGA
Proteins encoded in this region:
- a CDS encoding diacylglycerol kinase family protein codes for the protein MAKYKKGMLIYNGNAGQKDAEKTLGICVPIISLHVEKLLLLQTSKPLDAQEYCMKHGEDMEIVIILGGDGTVHECINGLGGLIQRPVIAILPGGTCNDFSRTLGIPQNLKKAAEALFTGEIRGTDAAETSGGYFLNFWGIGLVAETSENINDTEKSLLGKVSYFLSAFRTIKSMKPFHFKLKLDDTWIEEEAILVLIANGKIIGTNVLPYPDIKIDDGLADIFIIKEASFSLIKEVLTMKDNIDWNHINSQLMHYQASSMQIETKEEMCVDTDGEVYLKTPETITILHNHFQMLAPKDE
- a CDS encoding methylmalonyl-CoA mutase family protein; this encodes MKQRINHEINDFEKASEQMWVEEAEKALKGKSIQSLSKKTYEGISLIPLYTQHNTHSSGEKLGMTAQQKNEWSVSQKLQRSNTPAQLKEEIQEALKRGQDIIHIEDIGYLETYQDICTAFDGLDFEQKEFHLSLQGNIGFFPLFITYLKNKKCRGTFAFDPYGEWIGGTDLLSPAKKIEMLAEMITILDEENLSNVRAVLFGGEIFHNAGGSAREELAYTFSNAIELINALKERGFSIDKLAERVGFSFSAGSHFFMEIAKFRAAKKIWATILAAFGTSPERHPIVLHAAASSFNKTKHDLHVNMLRATTEAFSAAIGGVNSITVAPFDEVLGEVSKTGDRIARNTHFILKEESLLSKVADPAGGSWYIEELTAELADLAWKEIQSIETMGGFVQAARQNYIQDKLRELLAQRLEDVNKRKVQLIGTNHYANLQEPEREIQKAEAYIHITEAVENDRGKRLKDWMIAAKTVKASEINAGILSDQSMAEVKPLSSMRLAEQFEGLRADSIKYKSKFGHYPNVHIMVLGNLLDYKPRLDFVTGLLSAGGIEAVILKPDQPESFSGDKPIIVCGKDEAYESFDFTQVTQGANVYAAGRLNKDQLEQCGIHEGIYQGMDVYAFLKKLQFQLGVS